The DNA region GCTCGCGCACGCGCTGGCCACCAACGTCGAGCGCTACGACTATCTGGACCGCTACATCTCGGACCTACCCAACGTGCTGAATCTGGATGCCATTCGCGGCGCCGGGATTCGGCTGGGCGCGGACCCCATGGGCGGGGCCTCGGTGGACTACTGGGAGGAGATCGGGCAGCGCTACGACCTCGAACTCGAGGTCGTGAACCCGTTCGTCGACCCGACCTGGCGCTTCATGACGCTGGACGCCGACGGGCGGATCCGGATGGATCCGTCCTCGCGCTACGCCATGGCCTCGCTGGTCGCCATTCGCGACGACTACGACGTCGCCACGGCCAACGACGCCGACGCCGACCGGCACGGGATCGTGACCCCCGATGCGGGACTGATGAATCCGAACCACTACCTGGCGGTCGCGATCGAATACATGATCGCCAACCGGATGGGGTGGGACGCGCTCACCAAGATCGGCAAGACGGTGGTGACGTCCTCCATGATCGACCGGGTGGTCGGGGTGCTGGGCCGCGACGTGTACGAGGTGCCGGTCGGCTTCAAATGGTTCGTGCCCGGATTGTTCAGCGGCAGTCTCGCTTTCGGCGGCGAGGAATCCGCGGGCGCCTCGTTCCTGCGCATGGACGGCACCGTGTGGACCACCGACAAGGACGGCATCCTGTGCGCCCTGCTGGCCGCGGAGATCACCGCCGTCACCGGGCAGAGCCCGTCCACCCGCTACGCCGAACTCGAAAAGCGCTACGGCTCACCCGCCTACGCCCGCGTCGACGCCACCGCCACCCTGGAACAGAAGACCCGCCTCGCGGCGTTGACGCCGGACATGATCACCGCGACCGAAATCGCCGGCGAACCCATCACCGGCATCCAGACCCGCGCCCGCGGCAACGGCGCCGCGCTCGGCGGCGTCAAGATCACCACCGAGAACGCGTGGTTCGCCGCCCGGCCCTCGGGAACCGAGGACAAGTACAAGATCTACGCCGAATCGTTCGAAGGGCCAGAGCATCTCGCGCAGGTGCAGGCCGCGGCCGAGGAAATCGTCGGACACGCGCTCTCCGGTGAGTGACGGCCGCATTCGGATGGCTAGAAGAGTGGATCGGTGTTGCGGTGAGTGAGTCCGTGGAGGTCGGGGATACGCGGCATCGGCTGCCCGTGGAGATCTGGGTGCTGGTGGGGTCGGCGTTCACGATCGCCATCGGATTCGGCCTGGTGGCACCGGCTTTGCCGCAGTTCGCGCGGAGTTTCGATGTGGGGGTGGCGGCTGCCTCGTTCATCGTGAGCGCGTTCGCGCTGATGCGGTTGATCTTCGCGCCGATGGCCGGGCGGCTGCTGCAGAAGCTGGGGGAGCGGCCGGTCTATCTGACCGGGCTGCTGATCGTGGCGGTGTCCACCGGCGCGTGCGCGCTGGCGCAAAGCTATTGGCAGCTGCTGGTGTTGCGGTCGCTCGGCGGCATCGGGTCGACCATGTTCACGGTGTCCTCGCTGGGACTGGTCATCCGCATGTCACCGCCCGCCGAACGTGGCCGGGTGTCGGGCGTGTACTCGACCAGCTTCCTGATCGGCTCCATCACCGGCCCGCTGGTCGGTGGCGCCCTGTCGTTCCTGGGCCTGCGCGCACCGTTCATCATCTACTGCGTGGCCCTGCTGATCGCCACACTGATCGTCTATGTGGCACTCCGTGATTCCCCGCTGGCGCTGCCCGAGAAATCCAACGGCGCGCCCACGATGTCGTTCCGCGAAGCCGTGGCCCGCCCCGCCTACCGCGCGGCCCTGTGGGCCAATTTCGGCAACGGCGCAGCCGTTTTCGGCGTCCGCATGGCGCTGGTGCCACTGATCGTCGTCGAAGTCCTGAAGCAGGACGCCGCCCTCGCAGGCGTCGCCCTCACCGCCTTCGCCCTCGGCAACGCCTCGGTCCTGTTCCTCTCCGGCCGCTGGTCGGACACCCTGGGCCGCAGACCCTTCCTGATCGCGGGGACGCTGGTGTGTGCCGTCGGGACGGCAGGGATCGGGCTCTCTCCGACCCTGCCCTGGCTACTCGT from Nocardia tengchongensis includes:
- a CDS encoding MFS transporter encodes the protein MSESVEVGDTRHRLPVEIWVLVGSAFTIAIGFGLVAPALPQFARSFDVGVAAASFIVSAFALMRLIFAPMAGRLLQKLGERPVYLTGLLIVAVSTGACALAQSYWQLLVLRSLGGIGSTMFTVSSLGLVIRMSPPAERGRVSGVYSTSFLIGSITGPLVGGALSFLGLRAPFIIYCVALLIATLIVYVALRDSPLALPEKSNGAPTMSFREAVARPAYRAALWANFGNGAAVFGVRMALVPLIVVEVLKQDAALAGVALTAFALGNASVLFLSGRWSDTLGRRPFLIAGTLVCAVGTAGIGLSPTLPWLLVASCVAGIGSGMFAPALQAAVADIIGPGTRGGPVLAGYQMSADLGTFLGPYAIGMLADRVSYGVALGATAVLLASASAVWLIAPETLRRKEPALAVDR
- the pgm gene encoding phosphoglucomutase (alpha-D-glucose-1,6-bisphosphate-dependent) codes for the protein MAHDRAGRPARATDLEDIAHLVTAYYSRIPDPADPAQLVSFGTSGHRGSSLDSAFNEAHILAITQAIVEYRASRGITGPVYLARDTHALSEPAWTTALEVLAANDVTAIIDARDRYTPTPALSHAVLRHNRGGTRHQADGIVVTPSHNPPRDGGFKYNPPHGGPADTIATDAIAARANELLRTGLAEVRRTSLAHALATNVERYDYLDRYISDLPNVLNLDAIRGAGIRLGADPMGGASVDYWEEIGQRYDLELEVVNPFVDPTWRFMTLDADGRIRMDPSSRYAMASLVAIRDDYDVATANDADADRHGIVTPDAGLMNPNHYLAVAIEYMIANRMGWDALTKIGKTVVTSSMIDRVVGVLGRDVYEVPVGFKWFVPGLFSGSLAFGGEESAGASFLRMDGTVWTTDKDGILCALLAAEITAVTGQSPSTRYAELEKRYGSPAYARVDATATLEQKTRLAALTPDMITATEIAGEPITGIQTRARGNGAALGGVKITTENAWFAARPSGTEDKYKIYAESFEGPEHLAQVQAAAEEIVGHALSGE